Sequence from the Hamadaea flava genome:
GCGGTGGACTATAACGATGTCGATCGGGGCGTTCCCGAGTAACTGAATTCCGGCAGTAACACGAGAATTCACGTCTTTGCTGACTCCGCGCAACAAGCTGAAGTCGGGCTTGCTTAGGTGAACAGAAGCACCGAAATCGAGAAAGACAGCTTCGATGAGTTCCGCTAGAGGAAGATCGGAGGTCCCTTCAGAGACGAACAAGCCTGTGCGAGTCCGGTTAGTCACTTGACGAACTCCAGGGGCAGCATTAACTGCGTGTCCGGCGGGGCGACCAGGTACGCGATCACGTCCGCTTCAGTGAAGTAGGGTTCTCCACTCGCGGCCCGCCACGAACCCCTGAATGGAAGCAGGGAGAGTGCCCTAACAAAGCTGCCGTCAGGTGCTAATTGCGGTCTAACTTCCGCCAGAAGCAAATCATCGGTGCTGCACAACTGAACGACGCCAGGAGAATGTGTATTAACGATAATCTGGCGGAACGGATTCGTCTCGTCGGGTGCTTCGTCAGGCTCTACGGCTAGATCTTTCACAAGCTGTAGCATCGCTGGAAGATTGGCAGGATGAATTCCGTTCTCCGGTTCCTCCATACAAATCAGTCCGGTGAATGTCGGATCCTCAAGTAAAACGCACAGGGCCAGGAATCTCAGGGTGCCTTCAGACAATGCGCGAGCTGGCAAGCGTAGGTCACCCCTCTCCTCGAGGAAGAGAGTGAACACCTCTCGGACTTGGTCGAGCTCAACAGTTAATCCTTTGACGCCGACGCCCGACAGATCCGAAAGCCGACCGGCGACGCGAGCATAAGTGGCCTCGGGGCCGAGTTCGCCGGAGGCTTGTGTGCGATCATGGGCGATCCTATAAAGCGTCGCAGCGAGGTGTCTTCCATCAGGATTCAGCTGCCTCGGCGCCGTCAAGCCGTCGGGCGCGCGCAGAGCGGACGGTTCGAGCGCTAGGCGCCGCCAACTTTGCATTTCTCGTCGCGCAGCCAGAATTGTGGGATAGTCGTTGGTTGTCACGGTGCTCAAGACAGTTCGACCTGCGCGGGCGGCGGCGCGAGGCTGAGGTTTTCCAAAGCTGCCGCCATCACCATGAACGTTGATCACGGTTCCGCTTTCGCGGTACTCGGTCGAAAGAAAGGCCCCACCTCGACGCTCGCCTACAACGACGGCGGATCGGAAACGCTTCGCACTATGGGGGAACTTCAGAAACTTGGCGGCTTCTCCTCTGCGGATGTGCCGCAATTCCTCCGAAAGAAGACTGAGCCTGCCGACTGAACCTTCACCTGTTGGACGTTCGTAGCCGAGGGAGACTTCGTACCTAAGGAAGGTCGTAGTTGCTCGAGCTGGAGCGCCCAAGTCATCTTCGACCTCCCTCGGCACTACCATTTCCGCAGCAAGCCTGATCACTCGGTCGTGATCTCTGTAGCCATCCCAAAACAGGTCGCGTGGATCCCCGCCTCGCATACCTGAGGATCCTCGAACCCGCTGGGACGACTCGACGAGGGTGTCGGTTGCTAGGTATGAAAGAAACTCGATTACATCGAACACGTTCGACTTGCCCATACCGTTCGCACCAGCAATACAGGTGAATGGGCCGAAATCAACGCTAACGTCCAGGAGGTTCTTGAACCCCTGAACCTCCAGGCGTGTGAGCATGCTGAGAGCTTAGCTCCGGAGCCGCGAGGGTATGGTCCCGGAGCATCAGCCTTCTTCACTTGTGGCATTCAAGCTGTGGCAGGCCGAACGTGGCGCGCGTCCGTGCCCAACAGGCAGGGTGGCCAGCGCAACCGCCCGCTAGTTATTGATGCTGGTCACGCGTCGGTCTTGGCGACACCGATAGGACAGCTCATACCGTTCGGCCCGATGCCGCAGTATCCATCGGGATTCTTCGAAAGATATTGCTGGTGGTAGTCCTCGGCGAAGTAGTACTGGCCGAGCGGGGCGATCTCGGTCGTGATGTCGTCGAGGCCGGCCGCCTTGACCACCGGCGCGAACGTGTCACGCGAGGCCAGCGCCTCGTCGAGCTGCGCTGGAGTGGTGGCGTAGATCGCCGAGCGGTATTGCGTGCCGACGTCGTTGCCCTGGCGCATGCCCTGGGTCGGGTCGTGGTTCTCCCAGAAGACCTTGAGCAGCTGGGCATAGCTGATCCTGGCCGGGTCGAACACCACCTCAAGGACCTCGGTGTGCCCGGTGAACCCGGAACAGACCTCGTCATAGCTGGGGTTCGTGGTCAGCCCGCCGGCGTACCCGACGGATGTGGTGTAGACCCCGTCGAGCTTCCAGAACAGCCGCTCGGCGCCCCAGAAGCAGCCCATTCCGAAGACCGCCGTCTCCAGGCCGGCCGGGAAGGGGCCGGTCAACGGCGTACCAAGGACGAAATGGGACGAAGGCACCCGCATCGCCTCGGCGCGACCGGGCAGGGCCTGCTCGGGCGTGGGAAGGTCGAGCATCTTGCGGCGTAGGAACATGAATTACACCTCCGGTGGCATGAACGCCGGCCGGGTGAGAGAAAATCCCAGCATGTCTTACGGATTCGAGACGCTCGCCATCCACGCCGGTCAAGAGCCGGACGAGCGGACCGGTGCGGTGATCCCGCCGATCTTCCAGACCTCCACGTACGCCCAGGACGCGGTCGGAGCGCCGCGCTTGGGGTACGAGTACTCCCGCAGCGGCAACCCGACCCGGGACGCGCTCCAGGAGTGCCTGGCGGCGCTGGAAGGCGGACGCCACGGGCTGACCTTCGCCAGCGGCCTGGCCGCGGAGGACACCCTGCTCCGGTCGGCGCTACGGCCGGGTGATCACGTCGTGATCCCCGACGACGCGTACGGCGGCACCTATCGCTTGTTCGCCCGGGTCGCGCAGCCTTGGGGCGTACAGTTCACGCCCGCGCGGCTGACCGACGCGGACGCCGTGCGGGCGGCGGTGACCGCCCAGACGAAGATGATCTGGGTCGAGACCCCGACGAACCCGTTGCTGGGCGTCGCGGACATCGCCGAGATCGCCGAGATCGCCCGCGAGGTCGGTGCGATCCTGGTGGTGGACAACACCTTCGCCAGCCCGTATCTGCAGCAGCCGCTGGCGCTCGGCGCGGACGTCGTCGTCCATTCGACGACCAAGTACGTCGGCGGACACTCTGATGTGGTCGGTGGCGCGCTCGTCGTCAACGACGCCGAGCTGCATGAGAAGGCGAAGTTCCACCAGAACGCGATGGGCGCGGTGAACGGCCCGTTCGATGCGTGGCTGACCCTGCGCGGCGTGAAAACCCTCGCCGTACGCATGGAGCGCCACTGCGACAACGCGGAGCGCGTGGTCGAGTTCCTCAGTGGACACCCGGCGGTGACTCAGGTGCTCTACCCGGGGCTGCCCGAGCACGCGAACCACGACGTCGCAGCGAAGCAGATGCGCCGCTTCGGCGGCATGGTCAGCTTCCGCGTCGGCGACCTGGCGAAGGCCGAGCGGATCTGCAACAGCACCAAGGTCTTCACGCTCGCGGAGTCGCTCGGCGGCATCGAGTCGCTGATCGAGCACCCGGGCCGCATGACCCATGCCAGCGTCGCCGGGTCGGCTTTGGAGGTTCCGGCCGACCTCGTACGCCTTTCGGTCGGCATCGAGACCCTCGACGACCTGCTGGCCGATCTGGACAATGCGCTGAGTGCCTAGTGAGTCACTCCTCCCCGGTAGAGTGTGCGCCACGCACTGCTGGGGAGGAGTGGGTAGATGCCCGAGACGTGGGTCGGCGCGACCGCGAAACAGATCGCGCGCGCGGTGCGTCGCGGTGATGCCTCGGCGACGCAGGTCGTCGCAGATCACCTCGACTACATCCGGGCGAACGACGACCAGGTCCACGCCTTCCGTGCGCTGCGCGACTCGGAGGCCGCCTTCGAGGCGGCCGAGGTCGACGACCAGCCTGACCTGGGCCATCTGCCGCTTGCGGGCGTCCCGGTCGCGCTGAAGGAGAACACGCCCATCGCGGGCCTGCCGACCTGGCGTGGTTCGGCCGCGGCTCGGTCCGAGGTGGCCGACGCCGATCACGAGGTGGTCCGCCGTCTGCGCGGCGCCGGCGCCGTGATCGTCGGTGTGACCCGCATGCCGGAATTGGGACTCTGGGCGACCACCGACGACGACTCGGCAGTGACCCGGAACCCGTGGAACCTCGAGCGGACCCCGGGCGGTTCGTCCGGCGGTTCCGCGGCGGCGGTCGCGTCCGGGCTGGTCCCGATCGCGCACGGCAACGACGGGCTCGGCTCCATCCGGATTCCGGCGGCCTGCTGCGGACTCGTCGGGCTGAAGCCGGGCCGGGGCGTGGTGCCGGCGCAGCTGGGCCGGGAGGACTGGTTCGGCCTGGTCGAGCACGGCATCCTCGCCACCACGGTGGCGGACGCGGCGGTCGGTTTCTCCGTCCTGGCCGGGCGCACGCCGGGCAAGCTGGAGCATCCGCCGCGGCTGCGGGTCGCCGTCTCGCTGCGCTCGCCGGTCGCGGGCACGGCCGCCGACGCGGCCAACCGCGAAGCCGTCGCCACCGCCGCGAACCTGCTCGTCGAGGCGGGCCACGACACCGTCTCGGCCGATCCGGCGTACCCGGTGGGGTTGGGCCTGCGCGGCCTGGCGACCTGGTTCGCCGCGGCCTATCGGGACGCCGAGGACGCCGGGCTGCTGGACGCGAAGCTCCAGCCACGGTCGCGTCGCCATCTGCGGATGGGCCGCTGGGCCTGGAACCGGGGGATGATCCGCGAAGAGGACCGCGAAGGATTCCGGGAGAAGTCGATCGCCTTCTTCGGCGACGGGAACTACGACATCCTGCTGACCCCGGCGTTGGCGCGTACGCCGTTGCCGGCCCGGTCCTGGTCGTCCCGGGGTTGGCTGTCCAATGTCACGGCCTGCCTCCGCTTCGCCCCGTACGCCGCACCCTGGAACATCTCCGGGTTGCCCGCGTTGACCGTGCCGGTCGGCGTACGCCCCGACGGCCTGCCCGCCGCGGTCCAGCTCGTCGGCCCGCCCGGCAGTGAGCTGACCCTGCTGGCCATCGCCGGCCAGTTCGAACTGCTGCACGCGTGGCGCCGGCACGCCCCGGGGTTTCCGATCGCGGCCACCCCCGCACGGGCGCGGTAGGCGGTCAGAACGGCCGGATCACCATCAGCAGGGTGATCACGGCGAAGACCA
This genomic interval carries:
- the msrA gene encoding peptide-methionine (S)-S-oxide reductase MsrA, whose amino-acid sequence is MFLRRKMLDLPTPEQALPGRAEAMRVPSSHFVLGTPLTGPFPAGLETAVFGMGCFWGAERLFWKLDGVYTTSVGYAGGLTTNPSYDEVCSGFTGHTEVLEVVFDPARISYAQLLKVFWENHDPTQGMRQGNDVGTQYRSAIYATTPAQLDEALASRDTFAPVVKAAGLDDITTEIAPLGQYYFAEDYHQQYLSKNPDGYCGIGPNGMSCPIGVAKTDA
- a CDS encoding amidase, whose product is MPETWVGATAKQIARAVRRGDASATQVVADHLDYIRANDDQVHAFRALRDSEAAFEAAEVDDQPDLGHLPLAGVPVALKENTPIAGLPTWRGSAAARSEVADADHEVVRRLRGAGAVIVGVTRMPELGLWATTDDDSAVTRNPWNLERTPGGSSGGSAAAVASGLVPIAHGNDGLGSIRIPAACCGLVGLKPGRGVVPAQLGREDWFGLVEHGILATTVADAAVGFSVLAGRTPGKLEHPPRLRVAVSLRSPVAGTAADAANREAVATAANLLVEAGHDTVSADPAYPVGLGLRGLATWFAAAYRDAEDAGLLDAKLQPRSRRHLRMGRWAWNRGMIREEDREGFREKSIAFFGDGNYDILLTPALARTPLPARSWSSRGWLSNVTACLRFAPYAAPWNISGLPALTVPVGVRPDGLPAAVQLVGPPGSELTLLAIAGQFELLHAWRRHAPGFPIAATPARAR
- a CDS encoding cystathionine gamma-synthase, which translates into the protein MSYGFETLAIHAGQEPDERTGAVIPPIFQTSTYAQDAVGAPRLGYEYSRSGNPTRDALQECLAALEGGRHGLTFASGLAAEDTLLRSALRPGDHVVIPDDAYGGTYRLFARVAQPWGVQFTPARLTDADAVRAAVTAQTKMIWVETPTNPLLGVADIAEIAEIAREVGAILVVDNTFASPYLQQPLALGADVVVHSTTKYVGGHSDVVGGALVVNDAELHEKAKFHQNAMGAVNGPFDAWLTLRGVKTLAVRMERHCDNAERVVEFLSGHPAVTQVLYPGLPEHANHDVAAKQMRRFGGMVSFRVGDLAKAERICNSTKVFTLAESLGGIESLIEHPGRMTHASVAGSALEVPADLVRLSVGIETLDDLLADLDNALSA
- a CDS encoding AAA family ATPase; the encoded protein is MLTRLEVQGFKNLLDVSVDFGPFTCIAGANGMGKSNVFDVIEFLSYLATDTLVESSQRVRGSSGMRGGDPRDLFWDGYRDHDRVIRLAAEMVVPREVEDDLGAPARATTTFLRYEVSLGYERPTGEGSVGRLSLLSEELRHIRRGEAAKFLKFPHSAKRFRSAVVVGERRGGAFLSTEYRESGTVINVHGDGGSFGKPQPRAAARAGRTVLSTVTTNDYPTILAARREMQSWRRLALEPSALRAPDGLTAPRQLNPDGRHLAATLYRIAHDRTQASGELGPEATYARVAGRLSDLSGVGVKGLTVELDQVREVFTLFLEERGDLRLPARALSEGTLRFLALCVLLEDPTFTGLICMEEPENGIHPANLPAMLQLVKDLAVEPDEAPDETNPFRQIIVNTHSPGVVQLCSTDDLLLAEVRPQLAPDGSFVRALSLLPFRGSWRAASGEPYFTEADVIAYLVAPPDTQLMLPLEFVK